Within the Stenotrophomonas sp. 610A2 genome, the region CACGCCGTCATCCCGATGGCGCAGGGCTATATCAACGATATGGCGGCGATGGACAGCGGCGCGCAGAAGGCCTCGGTGCGAGTGCGCATCCAGGGCGACGAGGCCTATTTGAACATCAAGTCGCGCGAGCTCGGCCACACCCGCCAGGAGTTCGACTACCCAGTGCCGGTAAACGAGGCGCGTGAGCTGCTGGCGCTGTGCGTTGGCGGCATGATCGACAAGCGCCGGCACCTGGTCCAGCACGATGGCCTGCTGTGGGAAGTGGATGAGTTCCTCGGCGACAACGCTGGGCTGGTGGTGGCGGAAGTCGAGCTGGAAAGCGCCGATCAGGTCTTCGCCATGCCTGATTGGGCTGGTGCAGAAGTGACCGACGAATTGCGTTATTACAATCTGGCCTTGGCCTCGAAGCCGTACAGCCAGTGGTGACGTGCCGGTAGTGCCGAGCCATGCTCGGCAGGGGCATTGCCGGTAAAGCTTCAGCCGAGCATGGCTCGGCACTACAGGTGGCATTGCTGGTAAAGCCCCTGCCGAGCATGGCTCGGCACTACATTGGACATCAGGAACCCTCATGCGCATCGATATCTGGTCTGACGTTGTCTGCCCTTGGTGCTGGATCGGCAAGCACCGCTTCCAGCGTGGTCTGGAGCTGCTGGGGGCTGACGCGCCCGCGATCGATGTGCACTGGCACCCGTTCCTGCTGGATCCGGATGCCAGCACCACGCCGGTTCCGCTGCGCGAGGCTTACGCGGTCAAGTTCGGTGGCATCGAGCGCACCAACCAGATGCTGGCGCAGACCCAGGGCGCAGCCCGTGCCATGGGCCTGCCGATGGATTTCGACAAAGGCCAGGTCAAGGTCAGCACGCTGCCTGCGCATCGCCTGATGTGGTTGGCCGGCCAGCACGGTGTGCAGGAGCAGGTGGGTGAAGCACTGTTCCGCGCGCATTTTGTCGAGGGCCGCAATCTGGCCGACCCGCAGGTGCTGATCGCCGCCGCCGCAACCGGCGGCATCCCGGCCGAGCGCGTGCAGGCCATGCTGGCCTCCGAAGAGGGTCTGGCCGAGGTCCAGGCTGGGATCGGCCAGGCACAGGCGCTGGGCATCCAGTCGGTGCCGACCTTCGTCATCAACGGCCAGTACGCCGTGCAGGGTGGGCAGCCGCCGGAAGTATTCGCCGAGGTGCTGCGCAAGATCGCCGCCGAGCAGGCTCCGGCTGCCACTGCCAGCAA harbors:
- a CDS encoding CYTH domain-containing protein, with amino-acid sequence MGIEIERKFLVTNDGWRAAAHAVIPMAQGYINDMAAMDSGAQKASVRVRIQGDEAYLNIKSRELGHTRQEFDYPVPVNEARELLALCVGGMIDKRRHLVQHDGLLWEVDEFLGDNAGLVVAEVELESADQVFAMPDWAGAEVTDELRYYNLALASKPYSQW
- a CDS encoding DsbA family oxidoreductase, whose translation is MRIDIWSDVVCPWCWIGKHRFQRGLELLGADAPAIDVHWHPFLLDPDASTTPVPLREAYAVKFGGIERTNQMLAQTQGAARAMGLPMDFDKGQVKVSTLPAHRLMWLAGQHGVQEQVGEALFRAHFVEGRNLADPQVLIAAAATGGIPAERVQAMLASEEGLAEVQAGIGQAQALGIQSVPTFVINGQYAVQGGQPPEVFAEVLRKIAAEQAPAATASNDEQACGPDGCSV